The Flammeovirgaceae bacterium genome contains a region encoding:
- the chrA gene encoding chromate efflux transporter, translating into MPNLVKLFWRFLLIGSTSFGGYMALIAMVRNRFVTKEKLIDDAAITEGIAIASVLPGPVAVNVVAYTGYVLAGVAGAIVSVIAVLIPSFFLITAFAVLYFNYGEIVSANAVLKGVIPVIVALLLAVAVTMGLNNIRKISEWVIVALAASVFLLFPGYGSIVGLFLLGAFKGIVLTNKKSSVTEQQASSVRFSHVLIIVFVFLMGLLVYSVVLYFFPEDSGVRLFSIFSSVSLTLFGGGYVMVPILKSILVDKTQWFTLTEFLAGISAGQITPGPILISAAFFGYKIKGVTGAVIATIAIFLPSSLLMILVSKFFSRYKSNRFVQAALAGIKPVVVGLILAAAFSVLGNYWPGANPFATIIILVVSFLLIFRFKINPVILVAISGLAGYLFYSQ; encoded by the coding sequence ATGCCCAATCTTGTAAAATTATTCTGGAGGTTTTTATTGATCGGCTCGACTAGCTTCGGAGGATACATGGCCTTGATTGCCATGGTTCGCAACAGGTTTGTAACCAAGGAGAAACTTATTGATGACGCAGCAATTACTGAAGGTATTGCTATCGCTTCTGTATTGCCGGGACCGGTTGCGGTAAATGTGGTTGCCTATACCGGCTATGTATTGGCAGGTGTGGCGGGGGCAATAGTGTCGGTTATAGCTGTTTTGATTCCGTCATTTTTTCTGATTACCGCATTTGCTGTTTTATATTTTAACTATGGCGAAATAGTTAGTGCCAATGCTGTTTTAAAAGGAGTTATACCGGTTATTGTTGCTTTATTATTAGCTGTGGCGGTAACCATGGGCTTAAACAACATCAGGAAAATTTCTGAGTGGGTTATAGTGGCATTGGCCGCATCCGTTTTTCTTCTCTTCCCAGGCTATGGCAGTATTGTTGGCCTTTTCTTGCTGGGCGCTTTCAAAGGCATAGTTTTGACTAACAAAAAATCATCAGTTACAGAGCAGCAAGCGTCTTCCGTACGGTTTAGCCATGTTTTGATTATTGTATTTGTTTTCCTGATGGGCCTACTTGTATACAGTGTCGTGCTCTATTTCTTTCCGGAAGACAGTGGTGTTCGTCTGTTCTCAATATTTAGTTCAGTCAGCCTTACACTTTTCGGAGGGGGGTATGTTATGGTTCCGATTCTTAAGAGTATTCTTGTTGATAAAACCCAATGGTTTACACTGACCGAATTTCTGGCGGGTATCTCTGCGGGGCAGATTACACCGGGGCCTATACTGATTAGTGCGGCCTTCTTTGGCTACAAAATAAAGGGAGTAACCGGTGCCGTTATCGCCACAATAGCCATTTTTCTTCCCTCTTCACTCCTGATGATTTTGGTTTCAAAATTTTTTAGTCGGTACAAATCAAACCGGTTTGTTCAGGCTGCACTTGCCGGTATTAAGCCGGTTGTTGTTGGTCTTATTCTGGCAGCCGCATTTTCAGTTCTTGGTAATTACTGGCCGGGTGCAAACCCATTTGCAACGATTATCATTCTTGTAGTTTCTTTTTTATTAATTTTTCGGTTTAAGATAAATCCTGTTATTCTTGTGGCAATTTCAGGCTTAGCAGGCTACCTATTTTACTCGCAGTGA
- a CDS encoding sulfotransferase yields the protein MINSVSLSAIQFVGTQRSGSNLLRVMLNQLPEISAPHPPHILKTFFPLLELYGDLAEEKNFRLLVADVCKWVNRNPVPWQDIVFDTETVFRACKQRNLVEIFRRIYEMKARKEGARYWCCKSMESVYYTDEIENAGIHPYYIFIYRDGRDVALSFLKAIVGPKHVYHLARKWKTEQELSLKLKGQVPDARFIEVQYEELLAHPREVLEGICNKLQLKFDEAMMDYFHSEESLNTASSGEMWKNVVKPILRNNHHKYLRELTLTQIGIFEGVAHEMLTRLGYPLFTDASSFRLSEEDVELYNQENARGIQEALRKADPTDVLKREPQESLLKEIKNRIIR from the coding sequence GTGATTAATTCAGTATCCTTATCAGCCATTCAATTTGTAGGTACTCAACGGTCAGGCTCAAACCTGCTGCGGGTAATGCTTAACCAATTGCCTGAAATATCGGCCCCTCATCCTCCGCATATACTTAAAACATTTTTTCCATTACTCGAACTATACGGAGATTTAGCCGAGGAGAAGAATTTCCGTTTGCTGGTAGCCGATGTTTGTAAATGGGTAAACAGAAATCCGGTACCCTGGCAGGATATTGTGTTTGATACAGAAACTGTGTTTCGGGCGTGTAAACAGCGGAATCTTGTAGAAATTTTCAGAAGAATTTATGAAATGAAAGCCCGCAAAGAGGGCGCCAGATACTGGTGCTGCAAAAGCATGGAGAGTGTTTATTATACAGACGAAATAGAAAATGCGGGCATTCACCCCTATTATATTTTTATTTATCGCGATGGCCGCGATGTAGCATTGTCTTTTTTAAAGGCAATTGTAGGCCCCAAGCATGTGTATCATCTTGCCCGGAAATGGAAAACAGAACAGGAACTTTCATTAAAATTGAAAGGTCAGGTGCCGGACGCACGATTTATTGAGGTTCAATATGAGGAATTACTGGCGCATCCCCGTGAGGTTTTGGAGGGTATATGTAACAAACTTCAACTGAAATTTGATGAAGCCATGATGGATTATTTCCATTCAGAAGAATCGCTTAATACAGCCAGCTCCGGTGAGATGTGGAAAAATGTGGTTAAGCCAATCTTACGTAACAACCATCATAAATATTTGCGCGAGCTCACCCTGACACAAATCGGTATTTTTGAAGGCGTGGCCCATGAGATGCTGACCCGGCTGGGGTACCCGTTGTTTACGGATGCAAGTAGCTTTCGGTTAAGCGAGGAAGATGTGGAATTGTATAATCAGGAAAATGCCAGGGGAATTCAGGAAGCTTTACGCAAAGCCGATCCGACAGATGTATTAAAACGTGAACCGCAGGAAAGTCTTCTAAAGGAAATAAAAAACCGCATTATCCGATGA
- a CDS encoding aryl-sulfate sulfotransferase, whose translation MRVHFILLMLALIAWACQSSWYSEPEITFLNGNVLLPQIRFSTTDSVSVCIEYWPVHNTRLKHASKASLGKYHEVILVNLKPNTQYAYHLVNERGQTTSEEYTFTTDSVPGHIVRVKKDIIDTTLFNGYILIRRFFKQGADVLLNQNGDIVWYHEYDTAVRRAFSWTNNNTILSIYDSARIMETDLLGNVILDLDLEKLGLPYKVHHEVFYDPAGNIVTITHDSARYDLRKFGGEREQYLTADGILVLSRTGKIIWKWNLLQVEDPLQFKGKINLHENWGHANSIALDADGNYLISFRDFNQVWKIDKNTGEVIWKFGEGGTLRPSDPQYNFIRQHSIHFNPRGELMMFDNGELKARPNSRVLSFQINEREHTVTPAIYIELPRALSSYRMCSAEMIGEGRYLVCTTRKDATVTVVNDSGQILWKITADNASYRAYFIKNPFKNYIQAATRSLATLPD comes from the coding sequence ATGAGAGTACATTTTATATTGCTGATGCTGGCGCTGATTGCATGGGCATGTCAGTCGTCCTGGTACTCTGAACCTGAAATTACCTTTTTAAATGGTAATGTTTTACTTCCGCAAATCCGGTTCAGTACTACCGATAGTGTTTCGGTTTGTATCGAATATTGGCCGGTGCACAACACGCGCTTAAAACACGCATCAAAGGCCAGTTTGGGTAAGTATCATGAAGTAATCCTTGTTAATCTTAAGCCCAATACACAGTATGCGTACCACCTGGTTAATGAAAGGGGCCAGACCACTTCGGAGGAGTATACTTTTACAACCGATTCGGTGCCGGGGCATATTGTGCGCGTAAAAAAAGATATTATTGATACCACACTCTTTAACGGGTATATCCTGATTCGCAGGTTTTTTAAACAGGGGGCCGATGTGCTGCTTAACCAAAATGGTGATATTGTATGGTACCATGAATATGATACAGCCGTTCGCAGGGCATTTTCGTGGACTAACAATAACACCATTTTATCCATTTATGATTCGGCCAGGATTATGGAAACCGATTTACTTGGTAATGTGATTCTTGATCTTGATTTGGAAAAATTGGGATTGCCGTATAAAGTGCATCACGAGGTATTCTATGATCCTGCCGGAAACATCGTTACGATCACGCATGATTCTGCCCGTTATGATTTGCGAAAGTTCGGTGGAGAGAGAGAACAGTACCTTACTGCCGATGGTATTTTGGTGTTATCAAGAACGGGTAAAATAATCTGGAAATGGAACCTGCTGCAGGTTGAGGATCCTTTACAATTTAAAGGCAAAATTAATTTACATGAAAATTGGGGTCATGCAAATTCTATAGCGCTGGATGCGGATGGGAATTACCTTATCTCCTTCAGAGATTTTAACCAGGTTTGGAAAATCGATAAAAATACAGGTGAAGTGATATGGAAATTTGGTGAAGGAGGAACTCTTAGGCCTTCTGATCCACAATACAATTTTATACGCCAGCACAGTATTCATTTCAACCCGCGGGGCGAGTTAATGATGTTTGATAATGGCGAATTAAAGGCCCGGCCAAATTCAAGGGTGTTGTCCTTTCAAATTAATGAACGCGAACACACAGTGACCCCGGCTATTTATATAGAGTTGCCACGGGCCCTGTCATCCTACAGGATGTGCAGTGCCGAAATGATTGGTGAAGGAAGATACCTGGTGTGTACTACCCGGAAAGATGCAACAGTAACCGTTGTTAATGATTCAGGCCAAATTTTGTGGAAGATAACAGCCGATAACGCTTCTTATAGGGCTTATTTTATTAAGAACCCGTTTAAGAATTATATTCAAGCGGCTACTCGCTCCTTAGCGACCTTACCGGATTAG
- a CDS encoding ABC transporter permease, producing MLKNYLKVAFRSLIKQRVYSFINIFGLSVGIASCLLITLFVTSEFSYDTFHPYADRIYKIALERKYPNHSTYYAIIPHSYAEVIPEDFPEVESVVRMGGPFNDVVVTYEKGDEKIQFEEDYIMAADSNFFNVFNIKLLQGNVNSIFTTVNDIVLTESAAKRYFGTEDPIGKTLKFFNNDFKVTGICEDVPHNSHMKFDFLTKWNEQFFGDRRVNFITFSAHVYLVLKPGTNPIELEAKFPKMVDTYASAQIESDLGKSWEDYKKEGNGYRYFLQPLPSIHLDPTNIEAKMQPGGNINYVYFLIGIAVLIVVIASINFMNLATARSAERAREVGVRKTMGSMKNQLIFQFLIESILICFIATLLALLWVQLALPGFNLLAQKSLSLQITPLIILSLALLILGVGFLAGSYPAFVLSGFNPVAVMKGNFTGSANGSWLRSGLVVFQFIISISLIAGTLIISRQMKFMQNKSLGFDKEQILLIERAFVLQDKTKTFLEEVRKLPEVEKAGGSFAMLGRQGDFFGAQFIGKGSSEILTTKSMVIDDELAETIGFEFVDGKGYSKETSDSLSIILNETAVKTMGLVDPVGQTLNQIQRGPNGTQTVTFTIIGVIKDFNFQSLRDPITPLTIQSTETFGPAIGYAYIRIKGNGIQRGVEKIEGLWKEMVPGQPMKYSFLDQNLNANYETEQRAGAVFATFSALAICIACVGLFGLAAYTASLRTKEIGVRKVMGASVGSVVFLLSKDFTKLILIAFVIAVPLSWYLMNNWLNGFAYRINLDVGTFLLAGFIAVAIAWVTVSYQSIKAAIANPVRSLRSE from the coding sequence ATGTTAAAAAACTATTTAAAAGTTGCATTTCGCAGCCTCATCAAGCAGCGTGTCTATTCCTTCATTAATATTTTTGGCTTATCCGTAGGAATTGCCAGTTGCCTGTTGATTACGCTGTTTGTAACCTCGGAGTTTTCATACGATACCTTTCACCCGTATGCGGACCGCATTTACAAAATAGCCCTCGAACGAAAGTACCCTAATCACTCAACATATTACGCCATTATTCCTCACTCCTATGCTGAAGTAATACCCGAGGACTTTCCTGAGGTTGAATCCGTTGTGCGTATGGGGGGTCCGTTTAATGATGTTGTGGTAACCTACGAAAAGGGTGATGAAAAAATTCAGTTCGAAGAAGATTACATCATGGCAGCAGACTCCAATTTCTTTAATGTGTTTAATATCAAACTACTGCAAGGAAACGTTAATTCAATTTTTACCACAGTTAACGATATTGTACTTACCGAATCTGCTGCCAAACGTTATTTCGGAACGGAAGATCCTATTGGCAAAACACTTAAATTTTTCAACAACGATTTCAAGGTAACCGGAATCTGTGAAGATGTACCTCACAATTCGCACATGAAGTTTGATTTCCTCACCAAATGGAACGAACAATTCTTCGGTGACAGAAGAGTCAATTTCATCACATTTTCAGCGCATGTTTACCTGGTGCTGAAACCGGGAACAAACCCGATTGAGTTGGAAGCAAAATTCCCGAAAATGGTCGATACGTATGCTTCCGCCCAGATTGAATCGGACCTGGGAAAATCGTGGGAGGATTACAAAAAAGAAGGCAATGGGTATCGTTATTTCTTACAACCACTCCCATCCATTCACCTGGATCCAACCAACATCGAAGCGAAAATGCAGCCCGGAGGAAACATCAATTACGTGTATTTCCTAATTGGCATTGCTGTACTGATTGTGGTTATAGCCAGTATCAACTTCATGAACCTTGCCACGGCACGTTCAGCCGAGCGGGCACGCGAAGTAGGTGTTCGTAAAACCATGGGTTCTATGAAAAACCAACTCATCTTCCAATTTCTAATTGAGTCAATACTCATTTGCTTTATTGCAACACTACTGGCTTTATTATGGGTACAACTGGCATTACCCGGATTCAATTTACTTGCACAGAAAAGCCTGAGTCTTCAAATTACACCACTTATTATTCTAAGCCTTGCTTTGTTAATACTGGGTGTGGGTTTCCTGGCCGGCAGCTACCCTGCCTTTGTACTTTCGGGGTTTAACCCGGTAGCCGTAATGAAGGGCAATTTTACCGGAAGTGCCAATGGTTCGTGGCTGCGCAGCGGGCTTGTGGTTTTTCAGTTCATTATTTCTATTTCACTTATTGCCGGAACGTTGATTATTTCACGCCAAATGAAGTTTATGCAGAACAAGTCGCTTGGTTTTGATAAAGAACAGATATTATTAATTGAGCGGGCTTTTGTACTTCAGGATAAAACAAAGACCTTTTTAGAGGAGGTTCGGAAACTGCCCGAGGTTGAAAAAGCAGGCGGCTCCTTTGCGATGCTGGGTCGCCAGGGTGATTTTTTCGGGGCTCAATTTATAGGAAAGGGCTCCTCAGAAATTCTTACCACAAAAAGCATGGTGATTGACGATGAACTGGCAGAAACGATCGGGTTTGAATTTGTTGACGGCAAAGGATATTCAAAGGAAACGAGTGATTCGCTGTCCATCATACTCAACGAAACAGCCGTAAAAACAATGGGATTGGTAGATCCGGTAGGCCAAACACTTAACCAGATACAACGCGGCCCGAACGGAACACAAACCGTTACCTTCACTATTATAGGGGTAATCAAAGATTTCAATTTTCAATCGCTTCGTGACCCCATAACACCGCTGACCATTCAAAGTACTGAAACGTTTGGTCCGGCAATCGGGTATGCCTACATCCGGATCAAAGGGAATGGCATTCAACGTGGTGTTGAAAAAATTGAAGGGTTATGGAAAGAAATGGTACCAGGCCAACCCATGAAATATTCTTTCCTTGATCAAAACCTGAATGCAAATTATGAAACCGAGCAACGGGCAGGTGCCGTATTTGCAACCTTTTCAGCACTGGCTATTTGCATTGCGTGTGTGGGTTTGTTTGGATTGGCCGCCTATACAGCCAGCTTGCGCACCAAAGAAATTGGTGTAAGGAAAGTTATGGGGGCCTCTGTTGGGAGTGTGGTGTTTCTTCTTTCGAAAGACTTTACAAAACTTATTTTAATTGCCTTCGTGATTGCGGTGCCGCTTTCGTGGTACCTCATGAACAACTGGTTAAATGGATTTGCTTATCGGATAAACCTTGATGTCGGAACTTTTCTATTGGCCGGATTCATAGCTGTTGCTATTGCCTGGGTTACCGTGAGTTACCAATCGATAAAGGCTGCCATTGCTAATCCGGTAAGGTCGCTAAGGAGCGAGTAG